The following are encoded in a window of Rhizobium sp. WYJ-E13 genomic DNA:
- a CDS encoding DUF5623 domain-containing protein has translation MSVNDIRPTTIEGIKRLAKSISKQDDVAHSVGLDRASVRAGFSNYTNALRILQTSTFVPSSPIFSTFISVHWRNPKTKASGNEIIEVSLSKPLDEIIAARQYKQARGLGYFTRWASDLIHCQMNIEGADSALALACKAARTLQFMASTGLRPSSKSMPIRGDFGRDLPGKDHGSSWYDPIEKRYLFVDEPYAAAVKDRQQERSAWSLRNRWEIAKPLWAGMYYPEGGSELYLISDGQKGLPLGPVLLVLSRMPAPVVPENCKRVTTSDGEFFRSPGEVRDAEEKAQKAKQKRGPRTTGNSVPYRMVMASGRRPNVKMAIATHQRVGQLLKDVISATRQRAGIVNRLASVRSELDDWVQLEYDSNTLPDDVFFELYYHERNIVPDDEYGIAGRSLHIERLQEAKALIASCYPDCKPVRGLLRKLDLALQSLTSWK, from the coding sequence ATGTCCGTCAACGACATTAGGCCTACCACAATCGAGGGCATCAAGCGCCTCGCGAAAAGCATCTCCAAGCAGGACGACGTCGCCCATTCCGTGGGTCTTGATCGCGCTTCGGTTCGAGCCGGTTTTTCAAACTACACCAACGCTCTGCGGATACTACAAACCTCAACGTTCGTTCCGTCGTCGCCCATTTTCTCCACGTTTATCAGCGTTCATTGGCGGAATCCGAAGACAAAAGCGAGTGGCAACGAGATCATCGAGGTTTCGCTGTCGAAGCCCCTCGACGAGATCATCGCAGCTCGCCAATACAAGCAGGCTCGCGGACTGGGATACTTCACGCGCTGGGCGTCCGACCTGATCCACTGCCAGATGAACATAGAGGGCGCGGATTCAGCTCTTGCCCTCGCCTGTAAAGCGGCGCGTACGTTGCAGTTCATGGCTTCTACCGGACTTAGGCCCTCCTCAAAAAGCATGCCCATCAGGGGTGATTTTGGACGCGACCTCCCTGGAAAAGATCATGGCAGCAGCTGGTACGATCCAATCGAAAAGCGTTATCTCTTCGTCGATGAACCCTACGCGGCAGCGGTAAAGGATCGGCAGCAGGAGCGCAGTGCATGGTCTCTTCGCAATCGCTGGGAAATTGCCAAGCCGCTTTGGGCTGGCATGTACTATCCGGAAGGCGGGAGTGAGCTTTATCTGATTTCTGACGGGCAGAAAGGCTTGCCACTTGGACCAGTTCTTTTGGTGCTGTCACGCATGCCCGCCCCTGTTGTACCCGAAAATTGCAAACGGGTGACCACGAGTGACGGTGAGTTTTTCCGGTCCCCTGGAGAGGTACGGGACGCAGAAGAAAAAGCTCAGAAGGCGAAACAGAAGCGCGGTCCCCGTACGACGGGCAATAGCGTGCCGTACCGAATGGTGATGGCCTCTGGCCGGCGGCCGAATGTAAAAATGGCTATCGCGACGCATCAGCGTGTCGGCCAACTGTTGAAGGATGTTATAAGTGCGACCCGGCAACGAGCGGGGATCGTCAACAGGCTCGCTTCCGTTCGTTCGGAACTGGATGATTGGGTCCAGCTTGAGTATGACAGCAACACTCTGCCTGACGATGTATTCTTCGAACTCTACTATCACGAGCGCAACATTGTGCCTGATGATGAGTATGGCATCGCCGGCCGCAGTCTTCACATCGAACGCTTGCAGGAAGCGAAGGCGCTGATCGCCTCCTGCTATCCCGATTGCAAGCCAGTTCGCGGTCTGCTTCGAAAGCTTGATCTTGCGCTTCAGTCTCTAACGAGTTGGAAGTGA
- a CDS encoding amino acid ABC transporter permease, which produces MSNSFVRTTMLAQEPPPSGEKGAGAWIRRNLLATPKDIVLTLLAVTFLAWALPHAINWLFVQAVWTGPDRTFCATAVQGGIQPDGWSGACWAFVNAKFDQFIFGRYPLDERWRPTLVGILFVLLLVPMLIPSAPRKGLNAILLFIALPIVSFILLYGGFGLEIVETPLWGGLLVTLVLSFVGIAVSFPVGIILALGRRSQMPVIRTVCIIFIEVVRGVPLITVLFMASVMLPLFLPAGWTVDKLLRAIVGVSIFASAYMAEVIRGGLQAIPKGQFEGADSLGLGYWQKMRLIIMPQAIKLVIPGIVNTFIGMFKDTSLVSIISMFDLLGIVRLNFVDPNWATAVTPLTGLIFAGFAFWLFCFGMSRYSAFMERHLDTGHKR; this is translated from the coding sequence ATGAGCAATAGTTTTGTCAGAACCACCATGCTGGCGCAGGAGCCGCCGCCATCTGGGGAGAAGGGCGCTGGCGCCTGGATACGCCGCAACCTGCTTGCAACACCCAAGGATATCGTCCTCACCCTTCTGGCAGTGACCTTCCTCGCCTGGGCCTTGCCGCATGCCATCAACTGGCTGTTCGTACAGGCGGTCTGGACTGGCCCGGACCGCACCTTCTGCGCCACTGCTGTCCAGGGCGGCATCCAGCCGGACGGCTGGAGTGGCGCGTGCTGGGCCTTCGTCAATGCCAAATTCGACCAGTTCATTTTTGGACGTTATCCGCTCGACGAGCGCTGGCGGCCAACATTGGTCGGCATTCTCTTCGTCCTCCTGCTGGTCCCGATGCTCATCCCCTCGGCGCCTCGCAAGGGCCTGAACGCCATCCTGCTCTTCATCGCGCTGCCGATCGTCTCCTTCATTCTGCTTTACGGCGGCTTTGGACTGGAAATCGTCGAGACGCCGCTCTGGGGCGGGCTGCTGGTGACGCTGGTGCTTTCCTTCGTTGGCATCGCCGTCTCCTTCCCGGTCGGTATTATTCTGGCACTCGGAAGACGCTCGCAGATGCCGGTCATCCGCACGGTCTGCATCATCTTCATCGAGGTCGTGCGCGGCGTGCCGCTGATCACGGTTCTCTTCATGGCGAGCGTCATGCTGCCGCTTTTCCTGCCGGCCGGCTGGACGGTGGACAAGCTCTTGCGCGCGATCGTGGGTGTATCGATCTTTGCCTCCGCCTATATGGCCGAGGTCATCCGCGGCGGCCTGCAGGCAATTCCGAAGGGCCAGTTCGAGGGGGCCGATTCACTCGGCCTCGGCTACTGGCAGAAGATGCGGCTGATCATCATGCCGCAGGCGATCAAGCTGGTGATCCCGGGTATCGTCAACACTTTCATCGGCATGTTCAAGGATACCTCGCTGGTGTCAATCATCAGCATGTTCGATCTGCTCGGCATCGTTCGCCTCAACTTCGTCGATCCGAACTGGGCAACCGCGGTAACGCCGCTGACAGGGCTGATATTCGCCGGCTTCGCCTTCTGGCTTTTCTGCTTCGGCATGTCGCGCTATTCAGCATTCATGGAACGTCATCTCGACACCGGCCACAAACGATAA
- a CDS encoding DUF2293 domain-containing protein, translating to MAKFSPETIEKHLRRKHPGCPDFAVAFFVAEITAKDWKGASIGKAVGITMQNVLRHTMTDYDQMLLAGVERDEARRRVQPKVNAIISAWNKRL from the coding sequence ATGGCAAAATTCTCACCCGAAACAATCGAAAAGCACTTGCGGCGCAAGCACCCCGGTTGCCCGGATTTCGCGGTCGCGTTCTTTGTCGCCGAGATCACTGCAAAGGATTGGAAAGGCGCATCAATCGGCAAAGCAGTCGGCATCACGATGCAGAACGTGCTTCGCCATACTATGACTGACTATGATCAAATGCTTCTAGCCGGCGTGGAGCGCGATGAGGCGCGACGGCGTGTGCAGCCAAAAGTAAACGCAATAATATCCGCGTGGAACAAACGTCTCTGA
- a CDS encoding DUF992 domain-containing protein, translating to MKKILATTIAAASLFQALAMSATAADLVRTEPPVAPDASGGVKIGYLDCNIGGGVGYVLGSSKQIDCVFQPTSRSESPEHYSGALRKFGVDLGFTTRGRLLWAVFAPTAGYHRGSLAGLYQGATAEATLVGGLGTNVLFGGTSGSIHLQTISVTGQLGLNVAATGTSMTLSPEG from the coding sequence ATGAAAAAGATACTCGCGACCACTATCGCCGCAGCCTCGTTGTTCCAGGCTTTGGCCATGAGCGCGACCGCGGCGGACCTGGTACGGACGGAGCCGCCGGTAGCTCCCGATGCAAGTGGGGGCGTGAAGATCGGCTACCTCGATTGCAATATCGGCGGCGGCGTCGGCTATGTGCTCGGTTCCTCCAAACAGATCGATTGCGTCTTCCAGCCGACGAGCCGTAGCGAATCGCCTGAGCACTACAGCGGTGCTTTGCGCAAGTTCGGCGTGGATCTCGGGTTCACCACGCGTGGTCGCCTGCTTTGGGCCGTCTTCGCGCCGACAGCCGGCTATCACCGCGGCTCGCTGGCTGGCCTCTACCAGGGCGCCACCGCGGAAGCCACACTCGTCGGCGGCCTCGGCACCAACGTTCTCTTCGGCGGCACTTCCGGCTCGATCCATCTGCAGACGATCAGTGTCACCGGCCAGCTCGGCCTCAACGTTGCCGCCACCGGCACGTCCATGACGCTGTCGCCCGAGGGCTAA
- a CDS encoding ETC complex I subunit → MSAKIYRPAKTAMQSGKAKTHLWVLEFDQEQPRKIDPIMGYTSSGDMRQQLKLTFETQELAEAYAKRNGIEYRVIAPKDPARQVVAYPDNFRYTRTQPWTH, encoded by the coding sequence ATGTCTGCTAAGATCTATCGTCCGGCCAAGACCGCAATGCAGTCCGGCAAGGCCAAGACGCATCTCTGGGTGCTGGAGTTCGATCAGGAGCAGCCACGCAAGATCGACCCGATCATGGGCTACACGTCTTCGGGCGATATGCGCCAGCAGCTGAAGCTGACCTTCGAAACGCAGGAACTTGCCGAAGCCTATGCCAAGCGCAACGGCATCGAATACCGCGTGATCGCGCCCAAGGATCCCGCACGCCAGGTCGTCGCTTACCCGGATAATTTCCGCTATACCCGTACCCAGCCCTGGACGCATTGA
- a CDS encoding N-6 DNA methylase: protein MASDQIHFDVEYNVDGKIVDFLTEMPLDVTPEERVRQRYLRILHYEYGYPKNLMKREVAVQHGSTQLTDVHGKIVRADIVIYRDASACAANNQGRIFLVVECKAPSIKDGYNQLVSYVFNTSAEGGVWFNGSGEDDEVAYFRRFSSPSSEFREWIGIPCYQEAWDALGRRKKVDLKKPKDIKGLLRRCHNRLHGRGNDSEEEDLTMDMVRLMLAKAMDEEGTDPLPKFYCTPEEYASETGIAAVKARIGELFEDVKRSNRDVFSEHERVTVGARAIADVVVELQDYSLLSGSGAAHEWDLMGHAYEQYASVYLKREKGQFFTNRLVVDLMVSMINPDYMDVILDPAGGSGGFLTGAMRYVRNKIVESEGSEIAKQRQLERHRKNLFLVEASRRLVKVAKTAMILNGDGHAGMTAGDSLGAYEGFDKTIVSQAGEGLPTVILTNPPFAGVGEGRITHEDVLRRFEAGKRWTDIDGAYQRTDELAPEGVPPELLFFERCVDWLKPGGRLGIVLPKSFLDTQTYRPGRTILFDRCRLLAVINCHKNTFQPFTGVRTCIIILQKLKPSEKSNANYPIFMAISRKVGQDSEGIPIYKKDAQNNVTEEVDHDLAEIGRAFEEFQHGKLKSSGYTFSVDRSKIDKNLNINPQMFLPHLNETLESVQAIDGKEGWSVSTIGDIAAGVKIFKGPRFKSESIIVDEPGPTVEPYLTPTAVLQEKSDSAKLLDVGRASAAQLRAINAIRVRRGDIVITRSGTIGRVAYITQRNHNAIVSDDLIRVRVEDESLRFYIFAYLQSKFAQDQMLRNEYGAVQQHLEPEHVRNILIPVAEDRSRLNETIDSVRRAIQVREQLEARNAGVSQAIEGLMNDAIAKKEDES from the coding sequence ATGGCATCAGATCAAATACATTTCGATGTTGAATACAACGTTGACGGGAAAATTGTCGATTTTCTTACTGAAATGCCACTTGATGTAACTCCCGAAGAGCGAGTTCGGCAACGTTACCTCAGGATATTGCACTATGAATACGGTTATCCCAAAAATCTTATGAAGCGAGAGGTCGCGGTGCAGCATGGTAGCACTCAACTGACCGATGTTCATGGCAAGATTGTTCGAGCAGACATTGTAATTTACCGAGATGCATCTGCATGCGCTGCGAACAACCAGGGCCGCATCTTCCTTGTTGTCGAATGCAAAGCGCCGTCGATCAAAGACGGCTACAACCAACTTGTTTCCTATGTTTTCAATACCAGCGCCGAGGGTGGGGTTTGGTTCAACGGCTCTGGCGAGGATGATGAGGTTGCTTATTTTCGCCGATTCTCGTCGCCCTCTAGTGAGTTTCGCGAGTGGATCGGCATTCCTTGCTATCAAGAAGCGTGGGATGCTTTAGGTAGACGGAAAAAGGTTGATTTAAAGAAGCCGAAAGATATTAAGGGCCTGCTGAGAAGATGCCACAATCGCTTACACGGTCGAGGCAATGATAGCGAGGAAGAAGACCTAACCATGGATATGGTGAGGCTCATGCTCGCCAAGGCAATGGATGAAGAGGGCACTGATCCACTCCCAAAATTCTATTGCACGCCTGAAGAATACGCGAGCGAGACAGGCATTGCCGCGGTTAAGGCCCGAATAGGTGAACTGTTCGAGGACGTCAAACGCTCCAATCGAGATGTATTTAGTGAGCATGAGCGCGTAACGGTAGGCGCCCGCGCCATCGCAGACGTGGTTGTGGAATTGCAGGACTACAGCCTTCTTTCTGGATCCGGTGCTGCTCATGAGTGGGACCTAATGGGCCACGCTTACGAGCAATACGCATCTGTCTATCTAAAAAGAGAAAAAGGTCAGTTCTTCACCAACCGATTGGTCGTTGATCTAATGGTTTCGATGATCAACCCGGATTACATGGATGTTATACTCGATCCGGCAGGCGGATCGGGAGGGTTTCTCACCGGTGCGATGAGATATGTTCGTAATAAGATTGTCGAAAGCGAGGGAAGCGAAATCGCTAAACAACGACAATTGGAACGACATCGAAAGAATCTCTTTCTTGTCGAGGCGAGCCGGAGATTGGTCAAGGTCGCCAAAACCGCGATGATTCTCAATGGCGATGGCCATGCTGGCATGACCGCCGGCGATAGCCTTGGTGCTTATGAGGGCTTTGACAAGACGATTGTAAGTCAAGCAGGCGAAGGTCTTCCTACAGTAATCTTAACCAATCCTCCGTTTGCGGGCGTAGGTGAGGGCCGCATCACACATGAGGATGTTCTTCGGCGATTCGAAGCTGGTAAACGATGGACCGATATTGATGGAGCTTATCAGCGGACAGACGAACTTGCGCCTGAGGGCGTGCCCCCTGAGCTGCTTTTCTTTGAAAGGTGTGTCGATTGGCTTAAACCGGGCGGAAGGCTCGGAATCGTCCTGCCGAAAAGCTTTCTTGACACTCAGACCTACCGGCCAGGGCGGACGATACTCTTCGATCGTTGCCGTCTGTTAGCGGTTATCAACTGCCACAAGAACACTTTCCAGCCTTTCACGGGCGTCAGGACCTGCATCATCATTCTTCAAAAACTGAAGCCATCCGAAAAATCGAACGCGAATTATCCAATTTTCATGGCAATCTCTCGGAAGGTTGGCCAGGACAGTGAAGGTATCCCAATTTACAAGAAGGATGCTCAAAACAATGTGACCGAAGAGGTAGATCACGACCTTGCCGAAATCGGAAGGGCATTTGAAGAGTTCCAGCACGGAAAGCTCAAGAGCTCCGGCTATACGTTTTCTGTAGATCGCAGCAAAATAGACAAAAATCTTAACATCAATCCACAAATGTTTCTCCCGCATCTCAATGAGACGTTGGAATCCGTTCAAGCAATTGATGGAAAAGAGGGGTGGTCGGTTTCGACGATAGGCGACATCGCCGCCGGCGTGAAGATATTTAAGGGGCCGCGGTTTAAGAGCGAATCGATCATTGTTGACGAACCCGGCCCAACCGTTGAGCCTTACCTTACGCCCACAGCGGTTCTTCAGGAAAAAAGTGATAGCGCTAAGCTGCTCGATGTCGGCAGGGCGTCAGCTGCTCAGCTTCGCGCCATTAATGCAATACGCGTTCGGCGCGGCGACATCGTTATAACCCGTTCCGGGACTATTGGACGGGTCGCCTATATCACCCAGCGAAACCACAACGCGATTGTGAGCGATGACCTCATCCGAGTTCGCGTTGAGGATGAAAGTCTTCGATTTTATATTTTTGCATATTTGCAATCTAAATTCGCCCAGGATCAAATGCTAAGGAACGAATATGGGGCCGTTCAACAGCACCTTGAGCCTGAGCATGTGCGAAACATTCTAATCCCTGTCGCAGAAGACCGGTCGCGCTTAAACGAGACAATTGACAGCGTGAGGCGCGCGATTCAAGTCCGCGAGCAGCTGGAAGCGCGTAATGCAGGAGTTTCTCAGGCGATTGAAGGCTTGATGAATGACGCCATCGCGAAAAAAGAAGACGAAAGCTAG
- a CDS encoding D-alanyl-D-alanine carboxypeptidase family protein: MSDEQRLLVTFEARLNKYERDLERSKGKSRTNFRAIQKEAETAGSGIEKAMDGALGTLGSFGKGLLGGIAGGLAVGGLDEIIGRVGELAKGVAEIGDSAKMAGLSSKSFQELGFVADQNRIPIDALTDAMKELSLRADEWVQTGSGSGAESFRRMGYSAEELARKLQDPKELLLDIIDRMQQFDSAARIRVSDEVFGGQGGEKFVQLIDRGADSIRATIKEANDLGIVIDDQLIQRADEFDRKWSKAASSFGTYWKEAFLSAAYLADDFLDRFNKIDEQTTRNVQTALVSAYQKLETAKTRLAELNEEKAAFPDDPTIDLNIERQKQLVEELTGEAMKLRDVLDRRNGYSDNFVYKTGEDAKGATPLVNNLNNALSGSGSAAAKAVAGIKSYSDAIRALKEEVPDLAKSLADLDAKSKIDAIYQKAIAGASGQREIALANEMRGKALSSLNLKSATDDPTTYLSAILANGKGKDSLTGMQTAFREKLAKMIASMPDDLKGTVTINSGFRDIARQRQLWFDALKKYGSPEEARKWVAPPGNSQHNKGNAADLGYSNDRARDWVHSNAGNFGLSFPLSNENWHIEDADARGKQTADEIERLTQAAQKQADAYSQITGGAREYTAQQGIEQQALSMTARQAAALRYEQEMLNEAQRAGIALTPQQRQEIASLAQGMAAAETSVDDFRQKQEQAQETAHFFGQSMTDALTGIIDGTMTAQEALQQFLKTLLQASLQALLMGEGPLANLFGTAPKTDKQKEGGGVGFGGLFGSLLGGLFGFSEGGFTGHGGKYEPAGVVHRGEFVMSKEATRRIGVANLEAMHRGALRGGFAEGGYVGDAPALRKPNLQAANSNSAPVQQISISAPVTVTGSSGTPEQNAELAKQISAELETTMRGVVIRELQQQMRPGNMLSAGRGR; encoded by the coding sequence ATGAGCGATGAGCAGCGCCTTTTGGTGACATTCGAAGCCCGCTTGAACAAGTATGAGCGCGATCTTGAGCGCTCAAAGGGAAAGAGCCGCACCAATTTCCGCGCGATCCAGAAGGAAGCCGAAACAGCCGGTTCCGGTATCGAGAAGGCTATGGACGGCGCGCTTGGAACGCTCGGCAGCTTCGGCAAGGGCTTGCTAGGCGGTATCGCGGGCGGGCTTGCCGTGGGTGGCCTGGACGAAATCATTGGACGCGTCGGCGAGCTTGCGAAGGGAGTTGCGGAAATCGGTGACAGCGCCAAGATGGCCGGCTTGTCGTCCAAGTCCTTTCAGGAACTCGGTTTCGTTGCCGATCAAAACCGCATCCCGATCGATGCGCTAACCGACGCCATGAAGGAGCTTTCCCTTCGCGCTGATGAGTGGGTCCAGACCGGCAGCGGCAGCGGCGCGGAGTCCTTCCGGCGCATGGGTTATAGCGCCGAAGAGCTTGCCCGGAAGCTCCAAGATCCGAAGGAACTCTTGCTGGATATAATCGACCGTATGCAGCAATTCGATAGCGCGGCCCGCATCCGCGTTTCCGATGAGGTGTTCGGCGGACAGGGCGGCGAAAAGTTCGTGCAGCTTATCGACCGTGGCGCTGACAGCATCCGCGCGACGATTAAGGAAGCCAATGATCTCGGCATCGTTATTGATGACCAGCTTATTCAGCGCGCCGATGAATTTGATCGAAAGTGGTCAAAAGCTGCAAGCTCATTCGGCACCTATTGGAAGGAAGCCTTTCTAAGCGCGGCGTATCTCGCCGACGACTTCCTGGACCGTTTCAACAAGATCGATGAGCAGACGACCCGCAACGTGCAGACCGCGCTTGTGTCAGCTTACCAGAAGCTTGAGACGGCCAAGACACGCCTCGCCGAACTCAACGAAGAGAAAGCAGCGTTTCCCGACGATCCGACCATTGATCTGAATATTGAACGTCAAAAGCAGCTTGTAGAAGAACTCACCGGCGAAGCCATGAAGCTTCGCGATGTTCTCGACCGACGCAACGGCTATAGCGACAATTTCGTTTATAAGACCGGCGAGGATGCCAAAGGCGCGACCCCTCTCGTGAACAACCTCAACAACGCCCTGTCCGGCAGCGGCAGCGCGGCAGCGAAGGCCGTCGCCGGCATCAAAAGCTATTCCGACGCTATCCGCGCCCTGAAAGAAGAAGTGCCGGATTTGGCGAAGTCGCTCGCCGATCTGGATGCCAAGAGCAAGATTGACGCAATCTATCAGAAGGCTATTGCCGGCGCTTCCGGTCAGCGCGAAATCGCCCTGGCTAATGAGATGCGCGGCAAGGCGCTTTCCTCGCTCAACCTCAAGAGCGCGACGGACGACCCGACGACCTACCTTTCCGCGATCCTCGCAAACGGCAAGGGCAAGGATAGCCTCACCGGAATGCAGACAGCGTTTCGTGAGAAGCTAGCGAAAATGATCGCATCTATGCCGGATGATCTGAAGGGCACCGTCACCATTAATTCCGGCTTCCGCGATATCGCACGGCAGCGACAGCTTTGGTTTGATGCCCTCAAAAAGTATGGTTCCCCGGAAGAGGCGCGCAAGTGGGTGGCACCTCCCGGCAATAGCCAGCACAACAAGGGTAATGCTGCTGATCTTGGCTATTCGAACGACCGCGCCCGTGATTGGGTTCATTCGAACGCCGGCAACTTCGGCCTGTCTTTCCCACTCTCGAATGAGAACTGGCATATCGAAGACGCCGATGCGCGCGGGAAGCAAACTGCCGACGAGATCGAACGGCTGACGCAGGCAGCACAGAAGCAGGCCGATGCGTATAGCCAGATCACCGGTGGCGCGCGTGAATACACGGCACAGCAGGGTATTGAACAGCAGGCGCTGAGTATGACCGCACGGCAAGCGGCAGCGCTGCGTTACGAGCAGGAAATGCTCAATGAAGCGCAGCGGGCCGGTATCGCGCTCACGCCACAGCAGCGGCAGGAAATCGCCAGCCTCGCGCAGGGGATGGCAGCGGCAGAAACCAGCGTGGACGACTTCCGCCAGAAGCAAGAGCAAGCGCAGGAGACAGCCCACTTCTTCGGGCAGTCCATGACCGATGCTCTCACCGGCATCATTGACGGCACGATGACGGCACAAGAGGCATTGCAGCAGTTCCTGAAAACCCTTCTTCAAGCGAGCCTTCAGGCCCTGCTTATGGGCGAGGGTCCGTTGGCAAATCTGTTTGGCACAGCGCCCAAAACCGACAAGCAGAAGGAGGGCGGTGGCGTTGGCTTCGGTGGCCTGTTCGGTTCGCTGCTTGGTGGCTTGTTTGGATTTTCCGAAGGTGGCTTTACCGGACATGGTGGAAAGTATGAGCCGGCAGGCGTCGTGCATCGTGGCGAGTTTGTCATGAGCAAGGAGGCAACGCGCCGGATTGGTGTTGCGAACCTTGAAGCTATGCACCGTGGCGCACTTCGCGGCGGGTTCGCCGAAGGCGGCTACGTTGGTGATGCCCCGGCACTCCGCAAGCCGAATCTTCAGGCCGCGAATAGCAACAGCGCGCCGGTGCAGCAGATTAGCATTTCGGCACCGGTTACAGTGACAGGTAGCTCTGGAACGCCCGAGCAAAACGCCGAACTTGCCAAGCAGATTAGCGCCGAATTGGAAACGACAATGCGCGGCGTTGTTATTCGAGAATTGCAGCAGCAGATGAGGCCGGGCAACATGCTTTCAGCAGGCCGGGGCCGATAA
- a CDS encoding amino acid ABC transporter ATP-binding protein gives MAAEALTKKLTVSTTDVAVEIINMNKWYGDFHVLRDINLKVMRGERIVIAGPSGSGKSTMIRCINRLEEHQKGKIIVDGTELTNDLKKIDEVRREVGMVFQHFNLFPHLTILENCTLAPIWVRKMPKKQAEDIAMHFLKRVKIPEQANKYPGQLSGGQQQRVAIARSLCMNPKIMLFDEPTSALDPEMIKEVLDTMVGLAEEGMTMLCVTHEMGFARQVANRVIFMDQGQIVEQNSPAEFFDNPQHERTKLFLSQILH, from the coding sequence ATGGCAGCAGAAGCCCTAACTAAGAAATTGACCGTGTCGACGACCGACGTTGCCGTCGAGATCATCAACATGAACAAGTGGTACGGTGACTTCCACGTTCTTCGCGACATCAACCTGAAGGTCATGCGCGGCGAGCGTATCGTCATTGCCGGCCCTTCGGGTTCCGGCAAGTCGACGATGATCCGCTGCATCAACCGTCTGGAAGAGCATCAGAAGGGCAAGATCATCGTTGACGGCACGGAGCTGACCAACGACCTGAAGAAGATCGATGAAGTGCGCCGCGAAGTCGGCATGGTGTTCCAGCACTTCAACCTCTTCCCGCATCTGACGATCCTGGAAAACTGCACGCTGGCGCCGATCTGGGTGCGTAAGATGCCGAAGAAGCAGGCGGAAGACATCGCCATGCACTTCCTGAAGCGCGTCAAGATCCCCGAACAGGCCAACAAATATCCGGGCCAGCTTTCGGGTGGCCAGCAGCAGCGCGTGGCGATTGCCCGCTCACTCTGCATGAACCCGAAGATCATGCTGTTCGATGAGCCGACCTCGGCGCTCGATCCGGAAATGATCAAGGAGGTGCTGGATACGATGGTAGGCCTTGCCGAAGAAGGCATGACCATGCTCTGCGTCACCCACGAAATGGGCTTTGCCCGTCAGGTTGCAAACCGCGTGATCTTCATGGACCAAGGCCAGATCGTCGAGCAGAATTCACCGGCCGAATTCTTCGACAATCCTCAGCACGAACGCACCAAACTCTTCCTCAGCCAGATCCTGCACTGA